From a region of the Paenibacillus segetis genome:
- a CDS encoding NAD-dependent epimerase/dehydratase family protein, with amino-acid sequence MNVVLLGGNGYIGRAVTKEWLQKDPKANFYIVSRSGANKLNNPRIHNLKVSDLSMDIVNQIPEEIDYIVDFVGRPEKDADQLKQINIEPAKIMKAIAEEKQVKAMGFVGGVLGPKSFTSIKKEIISMLKGSSIPVKYVEPTLVYGADRNDALSKMVPIFKFLGLFSGSLKPVKVEEVASSLVTQLLTK; translated from the coding sequence ATGAATGTTGTATTATTAGGTGGGAATGGATATATTGGAAGAGCCGTCACAAAAGAATGGTTACAGAAAGACCCGAAGGCTAACTTTTATATCGTTTCACGTTCAGGTGCAAATAAATTAAATAATCCGCGTATTCATAATTTAAAAGTTAGTGATTTATCGATGGATATTGTAAACCAAATACCTGAAGAAATTGATTACATTGTCGATTTCGTTGGGCGTCCTGAAAAAGATGCAGATCAATTAAAACAAATCAATATAGAACCAGCTAAAATTATGAAAGCAATTGCCGAGGAAAAACAGGTAAAAGCAATGGGTTTTGTTGGCGGTGTATTAGGACCCAAATCGTTTACATCTATAAAAAAAGAAATCATTTCGATGTTAAAAGGTAGCTCTATTCCTGTAAAATATGTTGAACCAACTCTTGTTTATGGTGCAGATCGCAATGATGCTTTATCGAAGATGGTTCCTATATTTAAATTTCTAGGTCTTTTCTCAGGATCATTGAAACCAGTGAAAGTTGAAGAGGTAGCATCCTCACTCGTAACACAACTTCTCACTAAGTAA